The Fibrobacter sp. UWH6 genomic interval TTCCCAGGGAGCGATTGCTAAAACTGGACGGCAAAGTGGACCTGGAACCCCTTGATCTTGCAGGGGCCTTTGACGCGACCTACGACTTCACCCTGTATTTTGACCCCAGCCGACTGAAGCAGCAGAAAACTCTAGTGGAACGCTGGATGGAAAAATGTGGCGACGTGGTGATTAGAAAGGCCGGCGATGAATTTGCCCCCTTGTTTGTCGATCGAGTCAATGCCGTTAACGACTCCCTTGAAAAAAATAACGTCAACATCAAGATTATCCTGAATTCCGAAAAGCTAGACATTTACCAGGATTTAAGCAAACCCGTTTCTGGAGCCTATTTCTTGAGCGGAGCCCAACTGTTTGATGTGGCAGCCCTTCCCTCCGGCATGGATTACGCTCACTTCGTGGTAAACCTTCGCGACCAGAAGGTGGAGCAGCCTCTGGGTACTCAAGCGAAATTGCAGAATTTTAGGGGACGTGTGGAATTTACAGCTGCCTATCAAGAAAAAGATTTGATGGGACGCTGGATATGGGGAAATCAAAAAGAAATTAAACGAGCAAAGGTCAAGGGCCAGATTGCCGCCAATGTAGTCACTGGCGACACATCCAAGCCCGCCCCCGTGGTAAAGAAGTTGGCTTCTCTTGATACCACGGCATTGATTGTTTCTGTAGCGGACACTGCAGATGTCAACGAGCAAGAAGATGAAGCCGCCAAGAACGCCGCCAAGAACGCCGCCAAAGACGCCGCACAGAACAACAGCGGTTCCAAGAAATCCTGGATTCCTACAGCCGTTGCAGGCGTGGTGATGATTGGAGGCGGAGTCATGGCCGCCGTATTCAACAACAAGGCCAAAAAAGAAAGCGAAAAGGAAGCGTCTACCCGATCTGAGTATGACGACCGTTGCGATAAGATCAAGAGCGCCCAGAACATGCGCGCCGTCGGTTTTGGCATAGCCGCCGCTGGCCTCGTAGGCGTAGGCGTAACGCTGCTTTTTTAGGACGGAGAAGAAAGATGAAGTTTTTTAGCGTAGCAAAGGACCTTGCCGTAGCCGCATCGCTTTTTGCGTTCGCGGCCTGCACCGACTATCTGGAAAATTTCCAGGACAAGTATAATGACGGCAACGACTTCGCAGAAGTGGTAAGCGGCGACGACACTGATTCTACAAGCAACAACGGTGATGTCAATTCCGCGGGCGGTAACGGCAGCGAAACCAGCAGCGCAACAGATAACGCAGCCGGTTCAAGTAGCAGCAACGCAAACAACGGTTCCAGCACTTCAAATGGAAACACCTCTTCCAGCAGCGAGCAGAAGACTGGCCTAAACGATGAAGGTTGTACGGGCACAGTCATTTACGACGCAAATAAAGACGTCAACAAAAACGTTTTTGGCAATCCGATAGAAGCGGACGACAGCGTCGGTTTCATAAAGGATGTCGGAGCAACCGCAAAAATCTACTATAGCACAAAACTTCACTCATTAAAAACAGACATTGCCTCCTCGGACAACTCCTCATCAACAAGGAACATTACATCGTGGGAAGGCCTCTGCATTGAATACGCCACCGATGGTCCTGCAAACCTATACCTAGGCATTGAAAACAACTACAGACTACAAGTGCTACCAATAACTAACGGCGAAAAGAAATCATTCAAATTATCATGGGAAGACCCCAAGAATAGCAACAACATTATAAAAGGTAATTTTTCAACAGACAAGATAAAATTTTTCTCCTTCGAGAACGAAAAGTCAGACCCAACAAATATAACCGTCTCTAAAATCACAACACTCGCCAAAGTCAGTTTGGAGGAAAACTCCTCCACGGAGCAACACTGTACAGGTACGGCTATTTACGAAAATGGCAAATACAAATTGGGACAAGTTTTCGATGCAGATAATGTTGTTAACTTAAAAGATCTAACCATCAATAGTTCTAATAATCAAGTGTTCTTTTACCTTGATTCAGTTAAATCAGCCCTTTTGAATAAATACAGCATAATACACTGGGACGGTCTATGCGTAGAATACTCAGCGACAGCTGATTTAGCCGTTACTGTACGCGATGCCGAAAAACAACAAGACCAAAACAATCATCCTCAAGTATTGAAAATTTACGACACAACACAAGGATTACTACAGTCCAGACAATTTTATTGGAACGAATGGTCTGAATCCAACGGCTATTATAGGAATAACATCATAAATTCCTCAAGCGTGATTTCATTCAGTCTCGATGATCCCAATTCTACGGGATCAGTCAAAATCAACAAGATTACCACAATCGCCAACGTGCCCGAAGACAGCCTTTTGAAGCCAGCCACTTGTGGCGGCAAAGAAATTTATAATGCAAAAAAGAAATCAAACTCTTCCTTACAAGGATACCCATTACAGATCTCAAGTACAAATCATTCAGAAAATTCCACCAAGGACGGACTCGACCTATTTTTTTCTAACGATACGACCGAAAACTACATTACCATACCTGTAGCGGATGTTTTGAGCGAAAAGACAATCGATGCGAGAGAATGGAAAGGTCTCTGTATCGAATACACTTCGGAAGACTCCTTATCTTTACAAATTTCAAAGTTAATCTCCTCTGGGTGGAAAGTGGAAAATTGGGAATCGGCCGCGATTCCCGAAAGGGAAACATCTCATCCACTTATGGTACCTTTTGAGAAATTTCAAAATTTCAAAACAGCGGGTTTCAATACGTTCTTAGAAGAAATAAACGAAATCGCCCTTGTACGGAAAAACGATCATAAGACTTCTTCCAAAGCAACCATTTACAAAATCACGACAATAAACCCCAACGTCACTATACGTAATCACTTTTAATAATTTCAACCCATACGAAAAGAGAACAAAATGAAAACTTTATTTACAAAGATGTTATTGATCGCAGGCCTCGCCGCCTCTGCAGCCCTCGCCCAGGAATCCCCCGCAAAGAAGGGTCATGATGCAGGCGTTGGCGTTCGTGTCGCTTTTGATTACGACATGATGTACGGTTTTGAAGAACCGGATGACGACTTCACTGACGACCCCACAGGCTTCGGTTTTGAAGCGGGTCTTACCGCACGCGTTGAAATGGTAAACAATCTGTACTTCGTTCCGGAAGTGGACTTCAATTACAGCAGCACAAACCACAGCGCAGGCCGAAATGAAAGAACCTACTCCAGCATGAATCTGGAAATCCCCCTGATGTTCCGCGGCGTTGTAGCAGAACGTTTCTACGTGAATGCAGGTGCCCAGCTGAATCTCCGTCTCGCCAGCAACGTAGATGCCCCCACATACCACACCGACCCGATTACCCACAAGGAAGTCAAGGAAGAAATGGATGACTTCGAACAGGGAGCTTTCAGCTTCGGCATTGTGGCCGGTGGAGGAGTTTTCGTAATGGACCAGGTTAGCATTGATTTGCGTTTCTACATGGGCATGTCCGAACTGTTCCCCGACGCCGATTACATCGGCGGTGGATTCAGCAACATGGATGAAATCAAGCACCCGTCTTCCATCGATATGGCTGGTGCAAAGATGATGAGCATCAAGCTCGGCGTTAACTTCTGGTTCATCTAATCCGTTGTTTTTTTCAGCATGAAACTGCTAACCGATTTTTCGTATAGCGAATGCCTCCCCATCGTGTCTAACGACGCCATGAGGGCATTAGATAACGACACAAAGGTCTACAACACCCGAAACGATTTCGCATCGTCTGCCGATGCTTCCAGAATCAGTAACACCCCCATT includes:
- a CDS encoding outer membrane beta-barrel protein: MKTLFTKMLLIAGLAASAALAQESPAKKGHDAGVGVRVAFDYDMMYGFEEPDDDFTDDPTGFGFEAGLTARVEMVNNLYFVPEVDFNYSSTNHSAGRNERTYSSMNLEIPLMFRGVVAERFYVNAGAQLNLRLASNVDAPTYHTDPITHKEVKEEMDDFEQGAFSFGIVAGGGVFVMDQVSIDLRFYMGMSELFPDADYIGGGFSNMDEIKHPSSIDMAGAKMMSIKLGVNFWFI